The stretch of DNA TGACCGCAAAAGACTGGCTGCGGCGGGCAAGAATCCGATCTTCCTCGGTGATCTCGCCGGTGCCATCCGCGCGGGCCTGGGCCAGTTGCTGCGCCCTGGCAATATCGCGCAGAATGATTTCGCGGGCAGCATCCACGGATGCGGAGGCTTCCGCCACGCGGAGCTGGATCGTCGGAAATTCGGCGATCTTGTTGTTGCCGCCGGCAACCGCACCCCGTGTCACCCTGGTGCCGATGTGGTCGATATAGCTATCCAATGCGCCCTTCGCCGCACCGACGGCCGCGCTGCCGAGGCAGAACGGAATTCCCATAAGGAGCGGCATGTTGAAAAGGCCGACACCCTTATAGAAGCGCCCGCCCGGCGTTCTGCCTGAGGTCGCGTCCGGAAAGCTCAGTATGCGATATTGTGGAACGAAGACATCCTTGAGGATCAGGCTTTTTGAGCCGGTACCCGCAAGGCCGACCACATCCCAGGTCTCGGCAATGGTATAATCGCTGGCGGGAACCAGAAGGAACGCCGGCATAGGACGCTCCTCCTCGCCGTTTGGTGGAATGATCGCCGCACAGAGGGCCCACTGGGCATTTTCGCATCCGCTCGCAAAGGCCCAATCGCCGGATATACGGAAACCGCCCTCGACGCGTTCAGCCATTCGGACCGGCGCGTAGGAACCGCAGAGCAGCGCATCCGGATTGCTGCCCCACACGTCCTGCTGGACCCTTTCCTCGAACATGGCGAGGAGCCATTGATGTGCGGAAAGGAGGCCGGCGACCCAGCCGGTGGAGGCACAGGCCGCCGACAGTACGATATTTGCATCGACAAGCTCGGCAAACGATCCTTCGTTGCCGCCGAAACGGGCGGGCTTGACGATATCGAAATAGCCGGCGGAGCGCAGCAGATCGATATTGCGCGCCGGCACGCGACCGGATTTTTCGGTGTCGCGGGCGCCGGCACGGATTTCGTCCAGCACCGAGGCGATGCGATCTGCAAGACATGCGTTCTCGACCCGCGTTGCGGCGGGAAACAGGGCAGCTGTATTGTTCATGGAACGACCTTCAGTTCTGGGATGTGGGAAGCGCGTGCTGTGGTGCGCAATATTTCGAGTTTTCGTACATCAGCGGGATCGTGTCTT from Rhizobium sp. NLR16a encodes:
- a CDS encoding flavin-dependent monooxygenase, which codes for MNNTAALFPAATRVENACLADRIASVLDEIRAGARDTEKSGRVPARNIDLLRSAGYFDIVKPARFGGNEGSFAELVDANIVLSAACASTGWVAGLLSAHQWLLAMFEERVQQDVWGSNPDALLCGSYAPVRMAERVEGGFRISGDWAFASGCENAQWALCAAIIPPNGEEERPMPAFLLVPASDYTIAETWDVVGLAGTGSKSLILKDVFVPQYRILSFPDATSGRTPGGRFYKGVGLFNMPLLMGIPFCLGSAAVGAAKGALDSYIDHIGTRVTRGAVAGGNNKIAEFPTIQLRVAEASASVDAAREIILRDIARAQQLAQARADGTGEITEEDRILARRSQSFAVSLALRAVEALNASTGGLGLQMSNPVQRAWRDANAVGRHISMNWDAVGTMVGQQLLGLPPKGQF